The DNA segment ACATCGACAATTGCGAATGTAAACCGTTATTATATTATTACTACTTTGAAAAATAAAAGTTTTTTGAAGTTATAATAATATGCTCCTACTCCTCTTTCTTTACTACATTTCTAGCAACTTCTATTTTGAATTTCTTCCCTTTCATCTTCTTGTCACGAATGGCAGTTAGCAGATTTGATACTTTGGTAGATTTGACCGCCACAAAAGAAATAAAGTCCTTTACTTCAATAATTCCTATATCAGATTTGTCCAATCCTCCTACTTGTCCAAAAAAGCCTACAATGTCAATTTTATTTAGCTTGTTTTTCTTTCCGCCGCTGATGTATACTGTCTTATACTCTGGGGCTTTTGGTAGCGTTATCGAATTTTTAACATCTAATACTGGCATTTTATAATCTAAATAATCTGCTTTTTTCTCAGCTTCATTATATAAAATATAAGCCGTACCTGAGGCCGTCATTCTTGCGGTACGACCATTACGATGCGTATACTCATCTACTTTTGATGGTAAATGATAATGTACAACATGTTTCATATCTGGAATATCAAGCCCACGAGCAGCCAGATCTGTAGTAATAAGGTAGCGAACACTGCCATTTCTGAACTGAATGAGCGCTCTTTCACGTTCGTCCTGATCCATTCCGCCATGATAGTAAGTGACACTGATACCTTTTTCGTTAAGCAAATCACTAATACGCTCAGCAGCATCTCGGTGGTTGCAGAAAATAATTGCCGATTCAGATTTGAAACTGCAGATTAAATTAAACAAGGTTTCTAGTTTATCTTTATCTGGAGACAAGACAAGTTTCGTAACAAGATTACTATCGTCCTCATCATCAGTTAGGAAATTTAAAACAACTGGTTTATGAACTTTCGTATACTTTGGAATTTCGATACCATCAGTTGCCGAAACCATTATTCGTTTATTAACTTTCGGCAAGCGTGCAATAATAAATGACATTTGCTCGTGAAAACCAAGCTGCAGTGATTTATCAAACTCATCCAGAATAAGGGTTTTAATGGAGTCGGTCTCAAAAGTGCCACGATCAATATGATCGGCAATCCGGCCCGGAGTCCCAATAAGTATAGCGGGAGGATTGCTAAGATTCTTTATTTCAGTTTCTATAGAGTGTCCACCGTAACAAGTATTTACTTTAAAAGAGGTACCCATTTTTTTCCAAACTTGCTCTATCTGCAAGGCAAGCTCCCGAGAAGGAACGAGAATTAAACACTGTACTTTATTAGACTCTTCAATAAGAGTTTGAAAGATTGGCAGTAAAAAAGCCAGCGTTTTTCCTGATCCTGTTGGAGATAGAAGAAGAACATCGCTGCTATCAATGATGGCTTCTTGAGCCACTACTTGCATCTCATTAAGTTCTGTAATGCCTAGATTAAGCAGTATATTATTGGAGTGTACATTATTATTCATTTGGCAAATTTACTAAGGAAGATTAGAAGAAAGATATAAAAACAAAAAAAACCGCTTAAATAATTAAGCGGTTTAAATATAAGGGTTGTTATAAATTAGTTTTTCACTACTTTTCTAACAAGGTTTCCTTCGTTTGTGTTAACATTTACCATGTAAACTCCATTTGCGAAATTTGACATATCAATAGTATTTCCTGATATGCTTGCATTCATTTGTTTTCCAGAAATATCGCTTACTGTTACAGAAATGATTTCTACAGAAGAAGGAAGATTTACTTGTACCAATCCGCTTGTTGGATTTGGATATACAGAAACTTGCTCCAAAGTATTGTTATTTAATGCCAATGCATCTGTAGTTCCGCTAACGTTTAATACTAGGTGCATGTTTGGAAAACCAACTTGCGTATAAGTTGTTGGAGTTGCAATACCACAACCTTCTGCTGCGATATAACCTGGTTTACTTTGTCCAGAAGAGTTTCCGCCTAAATAAAAACCTTCTTCAAGGTCATCATGAGCAAGCTCTATCACAAGTTTGCTTCCTACAGGAACAAGTGCTGATGTAAAAGGTACTGTTACCAATCCTAGAGAGTCAGTTTCGTCAACCATAACAGTAGTTGATGCGATCAAATTGTACTGTGGGCCAGGTACTAAAGTAAAACCAGTTGGGAAATTTGCAGTAGTTGCGTAAAGATTTACAGTTACTTCTACTTCACCGCTAACTTCTTCTAATCCAAAACTAATATTAGTAACACCATAAGGAGCAGTAACTCCAAGAGCTGGAAGATCGTATGCTCTGTAATAAGTAGATGCACTTGCAAAGCCAGTTGTCTGATCTGAGCATGATACTGACGTTTCAGGTACAATATCCTGTGACGTAGTTTGAGAAAAATCTTGTGCTTGAACTGCAAAAGAAGCACATAATACGAATAAACCTAAAGTAATTTTCTTCATGATAATTTGATAAATTTTATTTTGCTAAAATAGCAATGCTTTCGTGATTTTGCAAATTAATCTTTAAAAAATCAACCTTGATCAAATAACAATTTAATGTTTTCATAAGAATTGGACAGAATCTCGTTGAGGTTCTTTGATTTAACCCAACGTACTTCTTCGATACCTTCATCTTCCTGACCTACGAGAATTCCATCAAACTTGGAATACATCTCAAACCAGTGTGTGATTTTGAGCTTATATTCACCATTTCTTTTGAAGATATGATACGTTTTTTGCAATCTACGGGTAATCTTTAGGCCTGAAACTCCTGTCTCCTCCTCAACTTCTCTCATAGAAGTTTCTTCAATATCTTCGCCTTTTTCTGTTCCGCCCTTGGGCAAATCCCACTTTCCGTTGCGAAAAATGAACAATACATCACCTTCAGTATTATAGACAAGACCTCCACCAGCCTTTTGAACGGAGATTTTGGACTTAAGGACTTTCATAATTTCCTTTGCATCAGAATGATATAAATAAGCTTTTTGAATTTTATTATGGAACATTTTTGAGATCAATTGCTTGATATCGACGCTTTCTAAAAGGAACATCTGAAAATCTGTTTCTTTTATTATCTCATTTGTGAGAAAAAGAGGCTTGTCGTTTACGAAAACTTTATACATTTGTATTATGATTTTTACTAAAGATACAGCCGAGAAAACTGCCGAACTACTTTTGCAAATAAATGCAATTAAATTGAATCCGAAAAATCCTTTTACATGGGCATCCGGATGGAAATCTCCAATATATTGTGATAATCGAATGACACTGTCATTTCCACCTATCAGAAATTATATTCGTGAGTCATTTGCAAAGAACATTGAAAAACAATTTGGAAAACCAGATGTGATTGCCGGAGTTGCCACAGGCGCTATTGGTATTGGTGTTTTGGTGGCCGAATATATGGGACTCCCGTTTGTATACGTGCGACCCGAAGCCAAAAAACATGGACGTCTTAATCAGGTGGAAGGATTTTTGCAAAAAGGGCAAAATGTTGTTGTAATAGAAGATCTTATCAGTACAGGAAATTCAAGCCTTAATGCAGTTGCGGCACTTAGAGAAGCTGGAGCAAATGTTAAAGGCATGGTGGCTATTTTTAGTTATGGTTTTGATACTGCAACAGAAAACTTTAAAAATGCAAAGGTCGACCTCTTTACACTTAGCAATTATGATCATCTCCTACCTTTGGCCGTAGCCAAAAGATATATAACCGAAGAAGAATTATCGGCCCTTGAAGCTTGGAATAAAGATCCTGCTAACTGGGCAGCAACAGTTTAAAACTATTAAAATTTTAAAGTTATCATTATTATGAATATAGAGACTCCAAAGACCACGGTAGAAAAATCAGCTGAAAGCATTTTCAATTCATTGTCTAACATTGAGAATTTTGAAAAATTGATGCCGAGCAATCTTCAAAAGTTTGAAATAATTAACCCTGACACTTTCAAGTTTTCCTTAAAGGGAATGCCTGAAATAGAATTGAAGGTTAAGGAGAGAATTCCAAACAGCAAACTTATCCTTGAGTCTGCAAACGAGAAGATGTCATTTTCTTTAATTGCTAATTTGACAGAGATCTCCGAAAACGAAACAGATGTGCAATTAGATTTTGAAGGTAAATTTAACGCTATGATGGCAATGATGATAAAAGGTCCAATCACTAAATTTATGGAATCTATATCATCAAATATGAATAAGCTTTAGATATAAGCTTCAAAAAAAATTATATGCTTTACTAAAATTTGGTTTTAGTAAAGCATTTTTATTTCCTTTATATTGTAGTAGTATTCGATCTCATCGCTATGCTCAACTACCAACAAACCCTGAGGAGTTACATCTTTAATAATTCCCATCAATCTCTTTCCTTGGTCAACTTCAAATACCATGGGTACATCTTTTTTAAATAAATGTGATTTGTAAGTTGTCCACAAATCCTCACTACTATTTTTCATATCATTAACAACTAATTCAAGTTCGGCAATAATATTTTCTAGAAGTATCGTCTTGTCAAAGACTTGCTGTGTAACTAATGCCAATGAAGTAGCAGTAGGCATATTTTCAAAAATTATTTGATTAACATTTATGCCGATACCAAGTATTGATGTGATACTGCCATCACCTCGCATACTATTTTCTATTAATACTCCCCCAAGTTTCTTTGTATCTGCCATAATGTCGTTTGGCCACTTTACAGATAATTTTGGAACTTGATATTTTTGAAGTACGTTAAAAATACTTACTGCAACTGCAACATTTAGCAAATAGATCTGACTAATATCCGAAATTACTTTTTCAACATAAACACTAAAAGTCAGGTTCTTACCTGCTTCAGCGGCCCATTGAGCTCCCATCTGTCCTCTTCCCTGCGTTTGATTTTCTGCCACAACACACATAAAATTTTCTACATTATTACTATGAGAAAGTTTTTTAAGATAATCATTTGTGGAGGGAATGGCATTAAGTTTGACTATACGCATACAATGAATATATTAATACATAATTTAATGTTATGTTAACGTTCAAAATTAAGCACAAAAAGTGGTAACTTTGCCAATTACAGAAAAAAATAAATGACTAAAAAAGCTATAAACAATGATGTTCTTCTAGCAAACATCATAAAAGGAATTGAAGAAGTTAAAGGACAAGATATTGATATTTTAGATTTACGCGACATTGATACATCAGTGTGCGATTACTTCGTAGTATGTAATGGAACTTCAAATACTCAGGTTAATGCCATCGTGAATTCCATCCAAAAAATCGTTTCTAAAGAGTTGCATGATAAACCATGGCATGTGGAGGGTTCTGATAATGCCGAATGGGTACTTATGGACTACGTAAACATCGTTGTACATGTTTTCCAAAAGCATATTAGAGAATATTACAACATAGAAAGTTTATGGGGCGATGCCAAAATCACAACAATAGAAAATAAATATTAGAGTTAATGGCGAAAGACAATAATCCAAATCCGAATAAATTAAAAATTAGTCCATGGCTCGTCTATGGTGTAATTGTATTTATTTTCCTTGCCATCAGTTTTGCAACTGGTGGATCTTCGTTTCAAGATGCACAAAAAACATCATCATCAAAATTTAATGTTTTTCTTGAATCAGGAGATGTATCCAAGGTAAATATTTTAAATAAAACTCAGGCCGAAGTATTCCTTACGCCAGAAGCTTTAAAAGAAAAGCAGCATGCGGCGGTTGCTAAAGATTTGCTAAACAGACCTAATCCGGGTCCACACTATGTATTTGACATTGGTAATGACGAAATCTTTCAGAAGAAACTGGAAGTTGCGGTTGCCGAAGGAAAACTTAAGGACTTTAGCTTTATGCAACAAAGCAATTGGACTGATTTACTGATTGGTTTTCTTCCGATAATTGTAATTATTGCAATCTGGATTTTCATTATGCGCAGAATGTCTGGCGGCGGCGCCGGTGGCCCTGGCGGACAACTCTTTAATATCGGGAAATCTAAAGCAAAATTATTCGATGAAAAAACCGATATCAAAACTACATTTAAAGATGTAGCAGGCCTTGAAGGCGCAAAAGAGGAGATTCAAGAAATTGTTGAATTTCTTAAAAATCCTGAAAAATATACAAATCTTGGAGGGAAGATTCCAAAAGGAGCGTTACTTGTTGGTCCTCCAGGGACAGGAAAAACTTTGTTAGCCAAAGCTGTAGCAGGAGAAGCGCAAGTACCTTTCTTTTCACTTTCTGGTTCAGACTTCGTAGAAATGTTTGTAGGTGTTGGAGCCTCAAGAGTTCGTGACTTATTTAAACAAGCAAAAGAAAAATCGCCAGCTATTATCTTTATTGATGAAATAGATGCTGTAGGTCGTGCAAGAGGAAAAAATAATATGTCAGGTTCAAATGATGAACGTGAAAATACATTAAACCAACTTCTTACTGAGATGGATGGTTTTGGCACAAATTCAAATGTTATTGTTCTTGCTGCTACAAATAGAGCCGACGTTTTGGACAAGGCACTTATGCGCGCCGGACGTTTTGACAGACAAATTTTTGTTGATCTTCCAGATATTAGAGAACGCAAAGAAATATTTGAGGTTCACTTGAAACCTCTTAAGATTGAAGAAGCATTGGACACTGATTTCTTAGCAAAACAAACGCCTGGTTTTTCAGGTGCTGATATTGCAAATGTATGTAACGAAGCTGCACTTATTGCTGCTCGCTACGACAAAAAAGCGGTGGACAAACAAGATTTCTTAGATGCAGTAGACAGAATTGTTGGTGGTCTTGAAAAGAAAAACAAAATTGTAACACCACATGAAAAACGTGCAATTGCCATTCACGAAGCTGGACATGCAACTGTAAGTTGGATGTTAGAGCATGCTGCACCACTTATCAAAGTAACAATTGTTCCTCGCGGACAAAGTTTAGGTGCTGCTTGGTACCTTCCAGAAGAGAGACTTATTGTACGTACTGACCAAATGTTAGACGAAATGTGCGCTACAATGGGTGGTCGCGCTGCTGAAAAAGTTACTTTTAATAGAATTTCTACTGGAGCTTTAAGTGATCTTGAAAAAGTGACAAAGCAAGCAAGAGCGATGATTACAGTTTACGGACTAAATGAAAAATTAGGAAACGTGACGTATTACGATTCTTCAGGTCAGAATGAATATGGTTTTTCTAAACCTTACTCAGAAGATACAGCAAGAATTATTGACGAGGAAATTTCGCTACTTATAGAAAGTCAGTACCAAAGAGCTATTACTATACTTGAAGAAAATAAAGATAAACTTTTCCAACTCGCTGATATTTTGATTGAAAAAGAAGTTATTTTTAAAGATGATTTAGAAACAATCTTCGGGAAACGTACTTTCGACGAGAATCTACAAGAGCAAATTTCATAAAAAATTATAATTTTCATAGACAAAATCTTAATTCAAAATAAACCATTTTGAATTAAGATTTTTTTATCTTTGAACGTTTTCAAATCATAAATAAACGAAAATGCCTATTATGAGTCTTTTCAAGAAACTTTTCGGAGCAGCTGATTCTAAGGAAGAAAAAGAAACGGAAAATATTTACAACAGTCAGCATGATCTTCCAAAAGTTCCAGTTGATGAACGATTTATGCTTAATTTTAAAAAGAATGGCGGTAAATTTATTTACTGTGAAAATTTGGATGAAGTAAAAGAGCAGTTTGAAAATATTTTAGAAGAAAATGATTGGTTTGAATCAGAAGTGATGTGTTTCGAGCCAAAACTTCATATTCTCTTAGACGAAAACAAGTTAGAACATGCAAACGTTAAAAATCCTATATTTTTATTTGCCTCTTGTGAGAATCTGATTGCCGATGAAGGATCGATTTTCCTTTCTTCAAATCAGCTTAAGCAAAATAAGCCAAATCAATTGCCTTCCAATATTATTATTTTGGCAACAACAAGTCAAATTATTGAAAGTACAAGTGATGGATTGCGTCTGATAAAAAGGAAATACGAAAAAAACTATCCCACAAATATTACGACAATAAAGTACTTTGACAAAGCAAAAGAAGAAGATTTTTTACAGTACGGCAGTACCCCAAAAAACCTTTATTTATTGCTTTTAGAAGATCTCTAGTATGCGCGAAACACTCATAAGAACGGCTTCTGGTCTAATTTACATCTTTCTGTTAATTGGGGCAACATTGTATTCCTCTGCTACATTTCAGGTTTTATTTGGAATACTAATGTTAATCAGCATTTATGAATATTGCAGATTGATTAAGACAAGTATCTGGGTGCCAATGTTTGTAGGTGCTTTACTTTATTCGTTGTTTTCTTTAATTAGTAAAAACAGTGTCACCTCAATACTTATTTTGATCCCAACTTTATATTTTAGTGTCAATACTATGATTTTGCTCTTTAAGAATGACATGGCAGAATTAGTAGGTGATCAAAAATTGCGATCTGTTGGTAATTATATTATTTTACCTTTTATAATTATTGCACAAATTCCTTTTGAAGCAGATTTTTACAATCCAAAAATAATAATATCTATATTTATATTAATATGGATTAACGATACGTTTGCTTATATAGTGGGCAAAACGATAGGAAAAAATAAATTATTCGAATCGATATCACCAAAGAAAACAATCGAAGGATTTATTGGCGGCTTAGGTTTTGCCATGCTTGGAGGACTGCTATTATCGCAATATTATCTTCATCAGCCTTATCTTATTTGGGTGATTATAGCCTTGATTATAGCTATTTTTGGAACAATCGGAGATCTGATTGAGTCTCGCTTTAAGCGAATTGCCAAGGTAAAGGATAGTGGAAAAATTATGCCTGGTCATGGAGGAATATTAGATCGATTGGATAGTATTATTTTTGCAGCACCATTTGTATTCTTGTTTTTTCAGATTTTAAATTTACTTGCAAGGTTTTAATAACTTCTTGATATTTCTATCAAAAATTCAATCGAAACTATTATATGCGAAGTACTTCGCTAGGTAAAATAAATGCTGCAAGATTTGATTGTTATTCGTCCTAATACTTTCATACTAGCATTATGTGTTGCAAAAATTTAGTTGATTTATTTTTCAAATTTTGAATTTTATTTTTTGTGAAAAATTACTCTCTGCTTAACGACTAAAAATTTCGTGATAATATTAAAATCTCTAGGCTTTGACTACCAAGTAATACCTATAAACACTAAACTGCTTGATTAAACAATCTAGTATTTTTACTAGTTACAATTCTATAATCTAATGCTTGTATTTTGATTGATCTTCGCGAGAGGGATAGGAACGGCATCCTTTGCTGCACATCAAAAAGTGACCTGAAAAAGCAGAACTGAATTGATCAAACTAGTTCAAAACTTATTTGCAGCAAAGATATAGTGTATAGCCCGACCTGAGCCAGACAAAGACTAATTATGAAAACTAGTATAACAGGATTTGATTGTTAACAAAAACATTGTGGCGAAAGGTCTCGCCCTGATGAAAGATACTAATGAATTTGTTGGTTAAAACATCGAAAATAGCAGAAAATCAAGATTCTAACGGAGCAAGAAACATTTTCAGCAATCATATATGGTTTTAAATGCTTATATTTTTTTATATTTACATTCTTAAATCTTTTATTAATTTAAATTAAAATATTATGTCAGAAATTAAAATTTTATCAAAGAAGGAAATTGATGCTTTATTAACTAAACCAACGGCGGCTAAGGAAATTATTTATGGCTCAACTATAGAAAAACTTAAGAGTGGCGAAGGGTTTTTAGTTAATATCGAATCGTTTAAAGAAACCATGAAAACACCTTTACAAACATATTATGCAAATAAGTATAAAAAGAAAGGAAACGACATTATAGATATTAAGAAAATGGGTGATAGTTATTTAATTAGAAAAAAATAATTAGTCGCAAATTTTCATCATAACCGACTCGATTAGTAGCTGCGGTTTTTCCCTGTGTTAAATAAAATTAGTATCATGTTTCATAAAGAAGGATCTCGGATTATTTTAATTTCTACAACTTTATTGGTTGCAGTATTATTACTTACAGATAAATTTGTCGAAAATTATTGGTTGTTAAAATCAATTCAAGTTATTTCGTTAATTTTTCTGATTATCATTTTGCAATTTTTTAGAAATCCGAAAAGGAGCGTTGCTCTTGACGAAGCTCACATAATTTCTCCAGTTGACGGGAAAGTTGTAGTGATTGAGGAAGTTTATGAAGCAGAATATTTTAAAGATAAACGACTGCAAGTATCAGTATTTATGTCTCCAATTAACGTCCATGTTACTCGTTATCCAATGAGCGGCAAAGTAGTTTTTAGTAAATATCACCCTGGAAAATTTCTTGTAGCATGGCATCCTAAATCTAGCACAGAGAATGAACGGACAACAGTAGTTGTAAATAACGGTAAATTTGGCGATGTACTTTATAGACAAATTGCTGGCGCTCTTGCAAAAAGAATTATTAATTATGCAAAGGAAGATATGCAAGTCATTCAAGGTACTGATGCAGGATTTATCAAATTTGGATCAAGAGTAGATTTGTATTTACCTCTTGGAACTGAAATTAATGTTGTTTTGAATCAAAAAGCAATTGGTGGGAAAACTATTATTGCGACAAAAATGTAATGACAGATCAAGAGTTAGAAATAGAATTTGCAAAGGCAGTTGAATATGCTATGACCTTGTCACAAGCTTCTTTACCTCAAGATGTTCAATTGCGTCTTTATGCCTATTATAAACAAGCATCATTTGCAACTTCAATTCCATCAATGTCGACAAACTTTGATCTACGCAATGCATTTAAAACCAATGCGTGGATGCAAATAAGTCATATATCTGTTCGCGAAGCTAAAGAGTTGTATATCGAAACAATAAATTTGCTTAAAAGCCAAAAGTAATTCTATGAAAATAGCCAAGAATCTCATTTTTTTTTCAAGTCTGCTGCTACTGCTAAGTTCTTGTGATGAAAAAAAATTAATTGAAGTTCAAGTGCCGTTACCTTCCGGTCCTGAGAAAAAGAAGTTGGGAAATCCTGATGATGTCAAGGCAGATATAGGATCTTTTCAATTGGTGCAATTGCCATATAGCTATGATGCTTTTGAGCCGGAGTTTGATGCCACCACTATGGAATTGCATTATTCTCGACATTACTTGTCCTACGCAAATCATCTTAATAAAGAATTAAAAGGGACTCCTATTGAAAAATTCAGAATTGAAGAAATCATTTCCAGCATTGATATGAACAATATCGCTTTACGCGAAAATGCCGGCGGTTATTACAACCATAGTTTGTATTTTGAATCTATAACTCCTAAAAATGGAGGCCAACCATCTGCCGCTCTTTCTGAAGCTATTGTACGAGACTTTGGAAGTTTTGAAAACTTTAGATCTTTATTTACCGCAGCTGCTCAAAAAATTGTCGGATCCGGTTGGGCATGGCTCGTTATTGACAAAGCTGGCGTCTTGCAAATCGCAACCACTGCAAATCAGGATAATCCAATGATGCCGCAATCTATAATCAGGGGAACCCCCCTTCTGCCTATAGATGTTTGGGAACATGCTTATTATCTTAATTTTCATACCAAACGTAAGAAATATATTGACACCTATTTTGATTCCATAAATTGGGCAAAAATTTCAGAACGATATAATACTGCGTTGGGAATTTAAAAATAAAAAAAACCTGTACTAATTCACGTACAGGTTTTTTTTTTGATCTACGACTCGCTGAGCTTATCGCAAATTTGCCAGTGATTGCTCAATAGTTGCAATTTTAGATAGTGCATCTGCTTCTTTTTTACGCTCAATGTCCAAAACATTTTGAGGCGCACCAGCTACAAAACGTTCGTTACTCAACTTCTTCTGTACCGAAATTAAAAACCCTTGAGTGTACTTAAGTTCTTCGCTTAACTTTGCAATTTCTTCCTCGACATTAATCGCTCCCGAAATTGGAATAAAGTATTCGTTAGCTTGAACCCTAAAAGTTAATGCGCCTTCTTCCTTTTCAGAAATATAATTATACTCAGAAATATTTCCAAGTTTGATAATGACGCTATCAAAGTCAGCGTCAGAATTAGTATTGTTCATCACTTTCAACACGATTGAGTCTTTAAAAGCGATGTTTTTTTCTTTTCTGATTGTTCTAATGGCAGAAATCACTTCCATAGTATTTTCAAAATCCGAAATTATCTTTGAATTAAATTCATTAGCGTCCGGCCAAGTCGAAATAATTAGTGCCTCTTCTGAAGTTCTATCCTGTATCAAGTGCCAAATTTCTTCCGTTAAAAAC comes from the Flavobacterium ardleyense genome and includes:
- a CDS encoding DEAD/DEAH box helicase; amino-acid sequence: MNNNVHSNNILLNLGITELNEMQVVAQEAIIDSSDVLLLSPTGSGKTLAFLLPIFQTLIEESNKVQCLILVPSRELALQIEQVWKKMGTSFKVNTCYGGHSIETEIKNLSNPPAILIGTPGRIADHIDRGTFETDSIKTLILDEFDKSLQLGFHEQMSFIIARLPKVNKRIMVSATDGIEIPKYTKVHKPVVLNFLTDDEDDSNLVTKLVLSPDKDKLETLFNLICSFKSESAIIFCNHRDAAERISDLLNEKGISVTYYHGGMDQDERERALIQFRNGSVRYLITTDLAARGLDIPDMKHVVHYHLPSKVDEYTHRNGRTARMTASGTAYILYNEAEKKADYLDYKMPVLDVKNSITLPKAPEYKTVYISGGKKNKLNKIDIVGFFGQVGGLDKSDIGIIEVKDFISFVAVKSTKVSNLLTAIRDKKMKGKKFKIEVARNVVKKEE
- a CDS encoding T9SS type A sorting domain-containing protein, translated to MKKITLGLFVLCASFAVQAQDFSQTTSQDIVPETSVSCSDQTTGFASASTYYRAYDLPALGVTAPYGVTNISFGLEEVSGEVEVTVNLYATTANFPTGFTLVPGPQYNLIASTTVMVDETDSLGLVTVPFTSALVPVGSKLVIELAHDDLEEGFYLGGNSSGQSKPGYIAAEGCGIATPTTYTQVGFPNMHLVLNVSGTTDALALNNNTLEQVSVYPNPTSGLVQVNLPSSVEIISVTVSDISGKQMNASISGNTIDMSNFANGVYMVNVNTNEGNLVRKVVKN
- a CDS encoding NUDIX hydrolase, with product MYKVFVNDKPLFLTNEIIKETDFQMFLLESVDIKQLISKMFHNKIQKAYLYHSDAKEIMKVLKSKISVQKAGGGLVYNTEGDVLFIFRNGKWDLPKGGTEKGEDIEETSMREVEEETGVSGLKITRRLQKTYHIFKRNGEYKLKITHWFEMYSKFDGILVGQEDEGIEEVRWVKSKNLNEILSNSYENIKLLFDQG
- the pyrE gene encoding orotate phosphoribosyltransferase, with protein sequence MIFTKDTAEKTAELLLQINAIKLNPKNPFTWASGWKSPIYCDNRMTLSFPPIRNYIRESFAKNIEKQFGKPDVIAGVATGAIGIGVLVAEYMGLPFVYVRPEAKKHGRLNQVEGFLQKGQNVVVIEDLISTGNSSLNAVAALREAGANVKGMVAIFSYGFDTATENFKNAKVDLFTLSNYDHLLPLAVAKRYITEEELSALEAWNKDPANWAATV
- a CDS encoding SRPBCC family protein codes for the protein MNIETPKTTVEKSAESIFNSLSNIENFEKLMPSNLQKFEIINPDTFKFSLKGMPEIELKVKERIPNSKLILESANEKMSFSLIANLTEISENETDVQLDFEGKFNAMMAMMIKGPITKFMESISSNMNKL
- a CDS encoding biotin--[acetyl-CoA-carboxylase] ligase, whose product is MRIVKLNAIPSTNDYLKKLSHSNNVENFMCVVAENQTQGRGQMGAQWAAEAGKNLTFSVYVEKVISDISQIYLLNVAVAVSIFNVLQKYQVPKLSVKWPNDIMADTKKLGGVLIENSMRGDGSITSILGIGINVNQIIFENMPTATSLALVTQQVFDKTILLENIIAELELVVNDMKNSSEDLWTTYKSHLFKKDVPMVFEVDQGKRLMGIIKDVTPQGLLVVEHSDEIEYYYNIKEIKMLY
- the rsfS gene encoding ribosome silencing factor — translated: MTKKAINNDVLLANIIKGIEEVKGQDIDILDLRDIDTSVCDYFVVCNGTSNTQVNAIVNSIQKIVSKELHDKPWHVEGSDNAEWVLMDYVNIVVHVFQKHIREYYNIESLWGDAKITTIENKY
- the ftsH gene encoding ATP-dependent zinc metalloprotease FtsH, with the translated sequence MAKDNNPNPNKLKISPWLVYGVIVFIFLAISFATGGSSFQDAQKTSSSKFNVFLESGDVSKVNILNKTQAEVFLTPEALKEKQHAAVAKDLLNRPNPGPHYVFDIGNDEIFQKKLEVAVAEGKLKDFSFMQQSNWTDLLIGFLPIIVIIAIWIFIMRRMSGGGAGGPGGQLFNIGKSKAKLFDEKTDIKTTFKDVAGLEGAKEEIQEIVEFLKNPEKYTNLGGKIPKGALLVGPPGTGKTLLAKAVAGEAQVPFFSLSGSDFVEMFVGVGASRVRDLFKQAKEKSPAIIFIDEIDAVGRARGKNNMSGSNDERENTLNQLLTEMDGFGTNSNVIVLAATNRADVLDKALMRAGRFDRQIFVDLPDIRERKEIFEVHLKPLKIEEALDTDFLAKQTPGFSGADIANVCNEAALIAARYDKKAVDKQDFLDAVDRIVGGLEKKNKIVTPHEKRAIAIHEAGHATVSWMLEHAAPLIKVTIVPRGQSLGAAWYLPEERLIVRTDQMLDEMCATMGGRAAEKVTFNRISTGALSDLEKVTKQARAMITVYGLNEKLGNVTYYDSSGQNEYGFSKPYSEDTARIIDEEISLLIESQYQRAITILEENKDKLFQLADILIEKEVIFKDDLETIFGKRTFDENLQEQIS
- a CDS encoding LUD domain-containing protein, which produces MSLFKKLFGAADSKEEKETENIYNSQHDLPKVPVDERFMLNFKKNGGKFIYCENLDEVKEQFENILEENDWFESEVMCFEPKLHILLDENKLEHANVKNPIFLFASCENLIADEGSIFLSSNQLKQNKPNQLPSNIIILATTSQIIESTSDGLRLIKRKYEKNYPTNITTIKYFDKAKEEDFLQYGSTPKNLYLLLLEDL
- a CDS encoding phosphatidate cytidylyltransferase, with translation MRETLIRTASGLIYIFLLIGATLYSSATFQVLFGILMLISIYEYCRLIKTSIWVPMFVGALLYSLFSLISKNSVTSILILIPTLYFSVNTMILLFKNDMAELVGDQKLRSVGNYIILPFIIIAQIPFEADFYNPKIIISIFILIWINDTFAYIVGKTIGKNKLFESISPKKTIEGFIGGLGFAMLGGLLLSQYYLHQPYLIWVIIALIIAIFGTIGDLIESRFKRIAKVKDSGKIMPGHGGILDRLDSIIFAAPFVFLFFQILNLLARF
- a CDS encoding phosphatidylserine decarboxylase family protein; its protein translation is MFHKEGSRIILISTTLLVAVLLLTDKFVENYWLLKSIQVISLIFLIIILQFFRNPKRSVALDEAHIISPVDGKVVVIEEVYEAEYFKDKRLQVSVFMSPINVHVTRYPMSGKVVFSKYHPGKFLVAWHPKSSTENERTTVVVNNGKFGDVLYRQIAGALAKRIINYAKEDMQVIQGTDAGFIKFGSRVDLYLPLGTEINVVLNQKAIGGKTIIATKM
- a CDS encoding acyl-CoA-binding protein — translated: MTDQELEIEFAKAVEYAMTLSQASLPQDVQLRLYAYYKQASFATSIPSMSTNFDLRNAFKTNAWMQISHISVREAKELYIETINLLKSQK